Genomic DNA from Bacillota bacterium:
CCCGTTTTTATGCTGACAGTGTGGCCAGAACTCAGTTTTTGTAATAAGCTAGGTTAGAACAGCAAGATCGAAAGGGGAGAAGCCAAAATGAGCAAAATGGCACAACAAGCTCAGGCCATCTATTTAGCCGGAGCCAACTGCGCTGAAGCTGTTTGGCAAGCCTACGCCCACAAAGTGGGTATCGACCCAGAGGAACTGGAACTTGGCAACCGGCTAGCCGGCGGCTTCGGCGGTGGTGCCGGGGTAGAAGACTTGTGCGGTGCCGTGGCCGGCGGTATCGTGGCTCTGGGTCATAGGTACGGACGACGGCCGGATGATCCGCGTAATC
This window encodes:
- a CDS encoding C_GCAxxG_C_C family protein encodes the protein MSKMAQQAQAIYLAGANCAEAVWQAYAHKVGIDPEELELGNRLAGGFGGGAGVEDLCGAVAGGIVALGHRYGRRPDDPRNPKLKGSCEKFCRQAEQELGSLHCRDLRDPNNREKCGPVVLKAAQILSDLLSDLL